The nucleotide sequence GTAAACACTAAAGATATTTTAGAAAAAGCTAGTAAAGAGTTTTACGCTGTTCCAGCATTTAATATTAATAACTTAGAATTCCTTATCGCAATTTTAGAAGGAGCAGTAGAAAAAAACGCACCTGTAATAATTGAAACAAGTGAAGGTGCAATAAAATATGCTGGAAATGGCGATCCAATTAGAGGAGCAAAATTTTTTGTAAATCTAGTTAAAGGATATGCTGATACTTTAAACATTCCTGTTGCTTTACACCTTGACCATGGTAAAAATATTGAATACATTGCTGCAGCAATTAAAGCTGGTTATTCTTCAGTAATGATCGATGCTTCACACGAACCATTTGAAGAAAATTTAAAAATTACTAAAGAAGTTGTTAAATGGGCTCATGCAGCTGGTGTCTCAGTTGAAGCAGAATTAGGTCAACTCGCAGGTATTGAAGATAATGTTTCTGCTGAAGAAAATGTCCTCGTTGACCCTGAGCAAGCAAAAATATTTGTAGAAGAAACAGGAGTGGACTTTCTTGCTCCAGCAATTGGAACAAGCCATGGGGCATTTAAATTCAAAGGTGAAGCTAAACTAGATTTTGAAAGACTTGAAAAAGTTAAAAAACTAACAAACATCCCATTAGTACTACACGGTGCATCAAGTGTTCCTGTAAAATATGTTGAACTTGCTGAAAAATATGGAGCAGATCTTGGCGGAGCAAAAGGTGTTCCAGCAGAAGAAATCAAAAAATGTGTAAAACTTGGTATTAATAAGGTAAATACTGATACAGATTTAAGAATAGCATTCCTTGCGGGCTTAAGAAAAAATCTAACTGAAAATGTTAAAGAATTTGATCCTAGAAAATACTTTAAAGAAGGAATGCAATTTGTAAAAGATGTTGTTATGGATAGATTAGAATTCTTAGGTGCTGCTGGTAAAGCCATATAAAAAAGAAAAGGAGGCAAAGTTATGATTGTATTAGTTGTAAACAGTGGAAGCTCTTCTATAAAATACCAACTGTTGGATATGGATAACGAGAAAGTTCTTTGTAAAGGCTTAGCAGAAAGAATCGGAATCCCTGGAAGCAGAATAGTACATAAAAAAGACGGCGAAAAATTTGTTATAGAACATCCAATGGCAAATCATGACGAAGCGTTACAGCTTGTTTTGCAAACACTAAAAGATGAAAAAATGGGTGCTATAAAAGACTTTAAAGAAATTGATGCAGTTGGGCACAGAGTTGTTCATGGTGGAGAAAAATTCTCCGGTTCTGTTTTAATAGATGATGAAGTTATAAATGCAATAGAAGAATTTTCATACCTTGCTCCGCTACATAATCCTCCAAACCTAATGGGAATTAAAGCAATTATGAAACTTTTACCTGGAGTGCCTAATGTAGCTGTATTTGATACTGCTTTCCATGCTAAAATGCCTAAAAAAGCTTATCTATATGCTATTCCATATGAATACTACGAAAAATACAAAATCAGAAGGTATGGATTCCACGGAACAAGCCACAGATATGTTTCAAGAAGAACTGCTGAAATACTTGGATTAGACTACAATAAATCAAAAATTATAACTGTTCACTTAGGGAACGGAGCATCAATTGCAGCTGTAATGAATGGAAAAAGTGTAGATACATCTATGGGATTCACACCACTTGAAGGTTTAGTTATGGGAACTCGCTCTGGAGATCTAGATCCTTCAATTGTAACTTTCTTAATTGAGAAAGAAGGTTTAAGTCCTGAAGAAGTTTACACTATCTTAAACAAAAAAAGCGGTGTTTTAGGACTTACAAGCAATTTCAGTTCAGACATGAGAGATATAGAAGACAAAGCTCTTGAAAATGATCCATTATGCAGATTAGTACTTGACATTTACGAATATAGAATTGCAAAATATATAGGTGCATATGTTGCAGCAATGAATGGAGTTGATGCTATATCATTTACAGCTGGAGTTGGAGAAAACTCACCAATTACACGTGAAGAAATTTGTGAAAACTATTTGAGTTACCTTGGTATTAAGATAGACAAAGAGAAAAACAATGTCAAAGGAGAAGAAAGAATAATATCAACTCCTGACTCCAAGGTTAAAGTTCTTATTGTCCCAACCAATGAAGAATTAATGATTGCAAGAGATACTAAAGAAATAATTGAAAAAGGAATTAAAAAACTAGAATATTAATTATCTGGGCTGGTGCTTTTGCACCAGTCTCTTTTCAAGAGGTGTTAAATGTGATCATAAAAAAAAGATACGTTTACATAGATACTCCTCAATTAATAAAAAGTGAAAATGTTGAAAAAAATAAAGATTTACCAAGTGAAGATAATAAAGAAATCCAAAAAGATATACTTCTTGAGGAAGCCAAAAAAGAGGCCGCAAAGATAGTTAACGAGGCAAAAACAAACGCAAAAAATATTATTGAATCTGCAAAAAAAGAAGCTGAAGAAATAAAAAATAGAGCATTAGAGGAAATATCACAAATAAAAAATAAAGAGCTCGAAGAAATAAATCAGAAAATAAATAACCTTAATCAAAAAATCATTTCAATAAGCAATAATTTTGAAGAAAAGCTAGAAAAAAAGTTAATGAATTAAGTAATGAAATGTTATATTTAATAAAAACAATAATTCAAAAATTTTTAGAAAAAGAAATAGACGTAGGGGTAACAAAAAGAAAACTTGAAAAAGTTTTAATGCATATTATAGGAATGAAAAACGTAAAGCTTTACCTAAATTCGGAAGATATAAAGTTACTTGATGAGGAAACTTTAAACCATTTACGTTACAGAGGAATAGAAATAATAGAAGACAATAATGTTCATTCAGGCGTTATAGCTGAAACAGAAAGTGGCACTATTAACACAAGCCTGAATTTTCAAATAAAGTTAATTAATGAAATAATTGATGAGGTACTAAACAATGAATAGATTAGAACTTTTAAAGAAAAGATTCGAAAATTTTAATCCTTATCAAAAGATAGGATCAGTAAGTAAAATTGTTGGATTAACTATCGAATCAAAAGGGCCTGATGCCTTTTTAGGTGAATTGTGCAAAATCATTACCGACTACAAAAAAACCCTTGCCGAAGTAGTCGGTTTTAATGATAATGGAATAATATTAATGCCATTAGAAGACATAAGTGGTCTAAAAAAAGGCTGTCAAGTATTAAAAACAGGTGAATATGTTAGTGTACCTGTTTCTGAAGAATTACTTGGAAAAGTTATAGATTCTCTCGGAAGACCACTTGATGGCAAAAAAATATATACAAAAGAAAAAGTACCTATAGTAAGAGAAGCACCTAATCCATTAGTTAGAAAAAGAATTACTACTCCCATTTCTGTTGGAGTTAGAGCAATAGATGGTTTTTTAACTTTAGGTTACGGTCAAAGAATTGGTATCTTTGCAGGTAGTGGTGTGGGAAAAAGCACGCTGCTTGGAATGATTGCAAGAAACACTTCTGCAGATATTAATGTTATTTCATTAATTGGCGAAAGAGGAAGAGAAGTTAGGGAGTTTATTGAAAAAGATCTAAAAAAAGAAGGTTTAAAACGTTCAGTTGTTGTTGTATCTACCTCTGATCAACCCGCTCTTCTAAGAGTTAAAGCATTACTTACGGCAACTTCTATAGCCGAATATTTTAGGGACAAAGGTTATAACGTCCTCTTAATGGTTGACTCACTTACAAGGTGGGCAATAGCTCAAAGAGAAGTGGGACTTGCAACAGGCGAACCTCCTACAACAAGGGGATATCCACCTAGTGTTTTTGCAGGATTACCAAAAATATTAGAAAGAGCTGGTAATTCTGATAAAGGGAGCATAACCGGTATATATACTGTTCTTGTTGAATCAGATGATTTTAACGAGCCTATATCAGATACTGTAAGGGGTATTGTTGATGGTCATATAATATTATCCAGAAAACTTGCAGAATCTGCACACTATCCCGCAATTGATATTTTAATGAGTGTAAGCAGGCTAATGAATGATATTACTAGAAAAGAACATAAAATTGCCGCATTAAAAATTAAAGATCTTCTTGCCACCTATTATGATGCAAAGGATCTAATTGACGTTGGAGCGTACAAAAAAGGCACGAATCCAAAAATTGATAAAGCAATAGAATTAATTGATGAAATAAACAAATTTTTAAGACAATCCGTTGATGAGAAAATGAGCTTTGAAGATACTGTTGAGTATTTAATTTCAATTGCAAATAAAATCTAAAACTTATTAAGGAAGAGGGGGCTAAAGTGAAAAAGTTTTTTCTACTATTTTTAATACTTACATCAACAATATTTGCAACAACATTTTCATTAAGATATGAAAATATAATATATACATCAGATACAAATAAATATTTTTCAAATATATTTACTCCTGCTATCAAATATCAAAACGATAATTTTTCTTTTTTTGTAGAAATGACTTTTTCAAATGATGGAAAATTTCCGCTTTTTTACGAAGAATTCTACGGTGATTATTATATAAAATTTAAAAATTCTGGAATAAATTTAAATCTTAATAACGTAAAAATCTCATTTGGAAATTTAGAGAATTATGATATTGTTGACTCGCCATATTCATTATTTATTTCATCTCTTGGACATTCAAAACCAACTATTTCTTTTAAATTTGAAGATAACAATTTTAAGTATGAATCAAGATATATTTTAATTTCATATGATGATTTTGTGCCTCTAAATCTGTCAACAAAAAGTTCTATTGATAAGGGATTAAACTTAAAATATTACGCTATAAAGTATGGAAATTTTACATTTGGATATGAAGAAGCTTCAGTATATGTAAACAGGTTATTTGATTTTGAATATTTTTCTAATCCTTTACCAAACTTTTTTGTACAATACTACCGTGAAAATGTTTTATACAATGGAATAAGAAGTTTTAACGACAATTCTTTAATAGGATTTTTTGCAACATATGAAGATCTTAAAAAATATTTATATGCACAAATACTCATAGATGATTTTAATGCAAATAGATTTTTTAACCCAGATAATCCAACGGTTGATAAGATTGCATGGTCTTTTGGTGGAACATACAATTTAAATAATTATTTGAAAGCTAAAATATTCAGTGCTGGCGCGACAAAATATACATTTCAACCTTCAGCTGACTCAGGAAACCCTCTATATTATGGATATACTTACTTTATAGTTAAAAAACTAAAAGATTGGATAATAGACTATGAGGAAAATTATATTGGTTACAAATATGGAGAAAATAATCTTGCTCTTTTAATAGGTCTTGATTATTCAAAGGAATTTAATTTAACTGGAGATCTTGAATTTATTCTTTCTGGAACAAAATCGCCTATAAATCCTTGGACAGAGAAGAATAGTTCAACATATGAACGTGGTTTTAATCTCTTAAATGAAGAAAAAATTGAAAAGACTTTTCTTATATCTTTAAACATCTCAAAAAAATTTGGTATAATGGAATTAGGTGGATTTATTAAACTGGGAGAAATATTCAACGTACTAAAATTAGTGGAAGAAGTAAATGATAATGTTAAAAAGCCATATTATGCTCCGTCAGATGAAAATAAAACCATATTTGATCTTTCAATATTTTTAAAAGTAAGTTATAACCTATAAAGAAAAGGGGGATCACATGAAAAAGTTAATGTTAATTCTTTTTGTAATTACATCCTGTATTTTATTTTCTGATACGGTAGTATTAAAAGATGGGAGCCAAATAAAAGGGGAAATTCAAACAATAAATTCTGGAGTTTTAAGTATTAAATCTCTAGTTGGCCAAATTGTTTCTTATACAGATATTGTAAAAGAAGTTTACTTTGATGAACAAGCTACGCCAACTTATGGAGTATGGATAGAGCCTAATGAAGGTGAATGGATAAGAATTCCTGGAAAATTAACTAAATTTGATGGAAACTCTGGAACAGTTCTTTTACCAGATAGTGGAACTTTTGTATTTTCAAGTAGAGAGGCAATAAAATATATTAATTTCATTGAAAGTTCTACAGAACTAGATCTTTCACAAAACACATCTGTTGTTCCTGGAAAAACAGACAAATTAAAAGTAACTTTAAAAAACGGAGATACTTTTTCAGCTGTATTTTCATCCAGGCTTGGTGATATAATAACGTTTATCGTAGAACGTGGAATTATATCAATTCCAACTAACCTGATTGAAAAAGTGATATTTCCTGAAAACTCAAAATATAATTCTCTTTTTACACTTAAAGATGGTGCTAAAATATATGCGAAAATATTAAAATTTGAATCTAATAGCTTCTTAATTGAAACAGCAATAGGTGTTATATTTATTGATTTAAAAATGATGCATAATATAGAACTACTTTTTTAACTGTAACAAAAATTTTATCAAAAATACTGATTGGTTGTTAAAAAAAGATAGTAAAATTTTTCACGAGGACCATATAAAAAGGAGGGAAAAGTATGAAAATAGCTATCAACGGTTTTGGAAGAATAGGAAGATTAGTCCTTAGGGAACTTATACGCCGCAATAGTGACATTGAAGTTGTTGCTATCAACGATTTAACTGATGCTGCTACATTAGCTCATCTTTTCAAATATGATTCAGTACACAAAGTACTACCTAATGAAGTTAAAGCTACAGAAAATTCTATTATAATCGATGGTAAGGAAATTAAAATCTTTGCAGAAAGAGATCCTGAAAACCTTCCATGGAAAGATCTTGGTGTAGATGTTGTTGTAGAATCTACAGGAGTATTCAGAAACAGAGAAGGTGCCGAAAAACATTTGAAAGCAGGTGCAAAAAAAGTTGTAATTACCGCTCCTGCCAAAGGTGAAGATATTACAATAGTTTTTGGCTGTAATGAAGAACAACTTTCTTCTGAACACAATATCATTTCCTGTGCATCTTGTACAACAAATTCAATCGCATCAATTGCAAAAATAATTAATGATGAGTTTAAAATAGTAACTGGTCACCTTATTACAGTACACTCTTACACTAATGACCAAAGAATTTTAGACTTACCACACAAAGATCTTAGAAGAGCTAGAGCAGCTGCTGTTAACATAATTCCTACAACAACTGGTGCAGCAAAAGCAGTTGCAGTGGTTGTTCCTGAATTAAAAGGAAAACTCGATGGAATGGCAATAAGAGTTCCAACACCAGATGGCTCACTTACAGGCTTAAGTGTAGTAGTTGAAAAAGCTACTTCAGCTGAAGAAGTAAATGAGGTAATCAAAAAAGCTACTGAAGGCAAATTAAAAGGAATCATTGGTTACAACACTGAACCAATTGTAAGTAGCGACATTGTTGGAACAAGATTTGCTGGAATCTTTGATGCAACATTAACTAAAGTTATGAACGGAACATTGGTAAACGTATTCTCATGGTATGACAACGAATATGGATACACAAATAGAGTTGTTGATACACTTGAATTAGTAGAAAAGAAATTATAATAACTAATAATCTTTTTTCGTAAATGGGGGCCGTGTTGCCCCCATTATTAAAATTAACAAGGAGGGATAAAATATGGAAAAATTAACAATAAGAGATATAGATCTAAAAGGAAAACGAGTTATAATGAGAGTTGATTTTAACGTCCCTATGAAAGATGGAGAAATCACTGACGATACAAGAATAGTTGAAGCACTTCCTACAATAAAATATGCTATTGAAAACGGTGCTATTGTGATTTTACTTTCACACCTTGGAAGACCAAAAGGCGAAAGAAAGCCTGAATTTTCTCTTTTACCTGTTGCTAAAAGGCTTAGTGAACTTCTTGGAAAAGAGGTTACATTTATTCCAGAACTTTATGGAGAAATTGTAAATGAAAAAGTTAAAAATGCAAAAGAAGGGGATGTTATTTTACTTGAAAACACAAGATTTGACAAAGGTGAAACTAAAAATGATCCAGAACTTGCAAAAAAATGGGCTGAACTTGCCGATATACATGTAAATGATGCATTTGGAACAGCCCACAGAGCTCACGCAAGTAATGTTGGAATTGCACAGTATATACCAAGTGTTGCTGGATTTTTAATGGAAAAAGAAATTAAATTCTTATCTAAAGCTACAACTAATCCTGAAAAACCATATGTTGTTGTATTAGGTGGTGCAAAAGTTTCAGACAAAATTGGTGTTATAACAAATCTTCTTGATAAGGCAGATAAAATTTTAATTGGTGGCGCTATGATGTTTACTTTCTTAAAATCTCTCGGATACAATGTTGGTTCATCTCTAGTTGAAGATGATAAGTTAGATCTTGCAAAAAGAATTTTAGAACAAGCAAAAGAAAAGGGTACCGAAATAGTCCTTCCAGTTGATGCTGTATGTGCTCAAAAAATTGAAGCAGGAGTTGAAACAAAAACAATTGATATTAAAGATGGTATTCCTGAAGGTTGGATGGGGCTTGATATTGGACCTAAAACAGTTGAACTCTTTAGAAATAGCATATCTGGTGCTAAAACAATAGTTTGGAATGGACCAATGGGAGTTTTTGAAATAGAAGATTTCTCAAACGGAACTAAAGAAGTTGCAATTGCTATTGCTGAAGAAACATCAAAAGGAGCTACTACAATCATTGGTGGTGGAGATAGTGCAGCAGCAATCGCAAAATTTGGACTTAAAGACAAAGTATCACACGTTTCAACAGGTGGTGGAGCTTCTCTCGAATTCCTAGAAGGAAAAGAATTACCTGGTATAGCATCAATTGCAAATAAAAAAAAAATAGAAAACTAGTATTGGCTGGAAACTGGAAAATGCACAAAACTCCAACTGAATCTGCACATTTTGCATCAATATTACTAAATGCATTTCATGGAGAAAAAGAATTTGATATTATAGTCGCTCCTACTTTCATATCAATACCAGCAGTATACGAAATTCTAAGAGATTCTAATATTAAGGTTGCAGCACAAAATATGTACTTTGAGGATGAAGGTGCATACACCGGAGAAATATCTTGGAAAATGTTAAAAGAATCTGGTGTTGAGTATGTAATAATTGGTCATAGTGAAAGACGAAACATATTTGGAGAAACAGATGAAATGATAAACAAAAAGATAAAAAAAGCAATAGAAGTTGGTTTAACTCCTATTTTCTGTGTTGGAGAAAAACTCGAAGAAAGAGAGGAAGGCCTTACATTTGCAGTAGTTGAAACTCAAATTAGAAAAGGATTAAAAAATATAGAGGACATTGAAAATGTAATTATAGCTTACGAACCAGTCTGGGCTATTGGAACAGGAAAAGTTGCAACTCCAGCTCAAGCTCAGGAAGTTCATAGCTTTATAAGGTCACTTATTTCAAAAATGTACTCAAAAGAAAGAGCCGAAAAAGTTAGAATACTTTACGGTGGTAGCATTAAACCAAACAACTTCTTTAGTTTAATAGTACAACCAGACATAGATGGTGGACTAGTTGGAGGAGCAAGTCTTAAAGAAAGTTTCATAGAACTTGGAAAAATTTTAAAACAAGTGATATAATATAGAACTAGGGGGTGAGTCCCCCTAGTTTTTCTTTTACAGGAGGTAATTAAATGCCACACATTCTTATAATTGATGATGAACGAAATGTAAGATTTTTAATTGAAAAATTTTTGGAAGGATTTACTTATGATTCTCTATCTACAGTTGAAGAAGCTTTAAAAAACATATTTGAAAAAAATATAAACTATGATCTTATAATTTCTGATTTAAAATTACCTGGAAAGTCTGGTATAGAACTTGTCAAAGAATTAAGGGAAAAAGCAATTGATACACCTATT is from Thermosipho africanus Ob7 and encodes:
- the ackA gene encoding acetate kinase — its product is MIVLVVNSGSSSIKYQLLDMDNEKVLCKGLAERIGIPGSRIVHKKDGEKFVIEHPMANHDEALQLVLQTLKDEKMGAIKDFKEIDAVGHRVVHGGEKFSGSVLIDDEVINAIEEFSYLAPLHNPPNLMGIKAIMKLLPGVPNVAVFDTAFHAKMPKKAYLYAIPYEYYEKYKIRRYGFHGTSHRYVSRRTAEILGLDYNKSKIITVHLGNGASIAAVMNGKSVDTSMGFTPLEGLVMGTRSGDLDPSIVTFLIEKEGLSPEEVYTILNKKSGVLGLTSNFSSDMRDIEDKALENDPLCRLVLDIYEYRIAKYIGAYVAAMNGVDAISFTAGVGENSPITREEICENYLSYLGIKIDKEKNNVKGEERIISTPDSKVKVLIVPTNEELMIARDTKEIIEKGIKKLEY
- a CDS encoding FliH/SctL family protein, with amino-acid sequence MLYLIKTIIQKFLEKEIDVGVTKRKLEKVLMHIIGMKNVKLYLNSEDIKLLDEETLNHLRYRGIEIIEDNNVHSGVIAETESGTINTSLNFQIKLINEIIDEVLNNE
- the fliI gene encoding flagellar protein export ATPase FliI, whose protein sequence is MNRLELLKKRFENFNPYQKIGSVSKIVGLTIESKGPDAFLGELCKIITDYKKTLAEVVGFNDNGIILMPLEDISGLKKGCQVLKTGEYVSVPVSEELLGKVIDSLGRPLDGKKIYTKEKVPIVREAPNPLVRKRITTPISVGVRAIDGFLTLGYGQRIGIFAGSGVGKSTLLGMIARNTSADINVISLIGERGREVREFIEKDLKKEGLKRSVVVVSTSDQPALLRVKALLTATSIAEYFRDKGYNVLLMVDSLTRWAIAQREVGLATGEPPTTRGYPPSVFAGLPKILERAGNSDKGSITGIYTVLVESDDFNEPISDTVRGIVDGHIILSRKLAESAHYPAIDILMSVSRLMNDITRKEHKIAALKIKDLLATYYDAKDLIDVGAYKKGTNPKIDKAIELIDEINKFLRQSVDEKMSFEDTVEYLISIANKI
- a CDS encoding phosphoglycerate kinase; this translates as MEKLTIRDIDLKGKRVIMRVDFNVPMKDGEITDDTRIVEALPTIKYAIENGAIVILLSHLGRPKGERKPEFSLLPVAKRLSELLGKEVTFIPELYGEIVNEKVKNAKEGDVILLENTRFDKGETKNDPELAKKWAELADIHVNDAFGTAHRAHASNVGIAQYIPSVAGFLMEKEIKFLSKATTNPEKPYVVVLGGAKVSDKIGVITNLLDKADKILIGGAMMFTFLKSLGYNVGSSLVEDDKLDLAKRILEQAKEKGTEIVLPVDAVCAQKIEAGVETKTIDIKDGIPEGWMGLDIGPKTVELFRNSISGAKTIVWNGPMGVFEIEDFSNGTKEVAIAIAEETSKGATTIIGGGDSAAAIAKFGLKDKVSHVSTGGGASLEFLEGKELPGIASIANKKKIEN
- the tpiA gene encoding triose-phosphate isomerase; the protein is MAGNWKMHKTPTESAHFASILLNAFHGEKEFDIIVAPTFISIPAVYEILRDSNIKVAAQNMYFEDEGAYTGEISWKMLKESGVEYVIIGHSERRNIFGETDEMINKKIKKAIEVGLTPIFCVGEKLEEREEGLTFAVVETQIRKGLKNIEDIENVIIAYEPVWAIGTGKVATPAQAQEVHSFIRSLISKMYSKERAEKVRILYGGSIKPNNFFSLIVQPDIDGGLVGGASLKESFIELGKILKQVI
- the gap gene encoding type I glyceraldehyde-3-phosphate dehydrogenase; its protein translation is MKIAINGFGRIGRLVLRELIRRNSDIEVVAINDLTDAATLAHLFKYDSVHKVLPNEVKATENSIIIDGKEIKIFAERDPENLPWKDLGVDVVVESTGVFRNREGAEKHLKAGAKKVVITAPAKGEDITIVFGCNEEQLSSEHNIISCASCTTNSIASIAKIINDEFKIVTGHLITVHSYTNDQRILDLPHKDLRRARAAAVNIIPTTTGAAKAVAVVVPELKGKLDGMAIRVPTPDGSLTGLSVVVEKATSAEEVNEVIKKATEGKLKGIIGYNTEPIVSSDIVGTRFAGIFDATLTKVMNGTLVNVFSWYDNEYGYTNRVVDTLELVEKKL
- the fba gene encoding class II fructose-1,6-bisphosphate aldolase, whose amino-acid sequence is MYVNTKDILEKASKEFYAVPAFNINNLEFLIAILEGAVEKNAPVIIETSEGAIKYAGNGDPIRGAKFFVNLVKGYADTLNIPVALHLDHGKNIEYIAAAIKAGYSSVMIDASHEPFEENLKITKEVVKWAHAAGVSVEAELGQLAGIEDNVSAEENVLVDPEQAKIFVEETGVDFLAPAIGTSHGAFKFKGEAKLDFERLEKVKKLTNIPLVLHGASSVPVKYVELAEKYGADLGGAKGVPAEEIKKCVKLGINKVNTDTDLRIAFLAGLRKNLTENVKEFDPRKYFKEGMQFVKDVVMDRLEFLGAAGKAI